A single region of the Pygocentrus nattereri isolate fPygNat1 chromosome 27, fPygNat1.pri, whole genome shotgun sequence genome encodes:
- the myclb gene encoding protein L-Myc-1b: MPGISANALPCDRWEMEECDQYQHYFYDDHNLDEDFFKSTAPSEDIWKKFELVPTPPMSPIRTVEEGAVYPSLGDKLEWVSQFLGQDEEHEGQCKVSAEKTFGNLSSIIIQDCMWSGFSASQRLEKVVSERLSCSGQSKLPFALQTNSTQPSKSQGVPADATPVLNSLAADCVDPAAVLTFPLSSSCKKQVSSGSESRTDSSDDEEIDVVTVEHKHNKPRLVSSRKPVTITVRADPYDPGMKRFHISIHQQQHNYAAPSPDSYADAEPPRKRVRQETCQPRTGSTTHMLESKPHLPVAAISMPAQAMATSPPHTSSHHSLKSQPSSPQSSDSEDLDRRKNHNFLERKRRNDLRSRFLALRDEIPSLVDCPKTPKVVILTKATEYLRVLQISDKQKAQEKKQLKNRQQQLLRRLAELKRS, from the exons ATGCCAGGAATCAGTGCGAACGCTCTGCCGTGTGACAGGTGGGAGATGGAGGAATGTGACCAGTACCAACATTATTTCTACGATGACCATAACCTGGACGAGGATTTCTTCAAGTCCACCGCGCCGAGCGAGGACATTTGGAAGAAATTCGAGCTGGTGCCAACCCCGCCCATGTCACCCATCAGGACAGTGGAGGAGGGTGCAGTGTATCCATCGCTAGGGGACAAGCTGGAGTGGGTGTCCCAGTTCTTGGGCCAGGACGAAGAGCACGAGGGACAATGCAAAGTCAGTGCAGAGAAGACTTTTGGTAACCTGAGCTCCATCATTATCCAGGACTGCATGTGGAGCGGCTTTTCCGCCAGCCAGCGGCTAGagaaagtggtcagtgagcgcTTATCTTGCTCGGGACAGTCCAAGCTGCCCTTTGCCCTCCAGACTAACTCTACGCAACCCAGCAAGTCGCAGGGTGTCCCTGCAGATGCCACGCCTGTTCTCAACAGCTTGGCGGCGGATTGTGTGGATCCAGCGGCTGTCCTGACTTTTCCCTTGAGCAGCAGCTGCAAGAAACAGGTGTCGTCCGGGTCAGAGTCACGCACAGACTCCTCTG ATGATGAAGAGATCGATGTGGTGACGGTGGAGCATAAGCACAACAAGCCACGGCTGGTGAGCTCCCGTAAGCCGGTCACAATCACCGTGCGTGCTGACCCCTACGACCCTGGTATGAAGCGATTTCACATCTCCATCCACCAACAGCAGCACAACTATGCAGCCCCCTCCCCTGACAGTTATGCTGACGCAGAGCCTCCTCGCAAGAGGGTCCGGCAGGAGACCTGTCAACCACGGACAGGCTCCACAACCCACATGCTTGAGAGCAAACCCCACTTACCTGTTGCTGCCATCTCCATGCCAGCACAGGCCATGGCCACTTCCCCACCCCACACTTCATCCCACCACAGCCTCAAATCTCAGCCCTCTAGCCCTCAAAGCTCAGATAGCGAAGACCTGGACAGACGCAAGAACCACAACTTCCTGGAGCGAAAGAGACGCAACGACCTGCGCTCTCGCTTTCTGGCCCTGAGAGATGAGATTCCAAGCCTGGTGGACTGTCCAAAGACGCCCAAGGTGGTGATCCTGACCAAAGCGACAGAGTACTTGCGTGTACTGCAAATCTCTGATAAGCAAAAGGCCCAGGAAAAGAAACAGCTGAAGAACAGGCAACAGCAGTTACTTCGGAGGCTAGCAGAACTAAAACGCTCCtaa